One part of the Luteitalea sp. genome encodes these proteins:
- the lexA gene encoding transcriptional repressor LexA, translated as MQPLTKRQREILDFLHEFIQQHGYAPSLEEVGRRFGLSSLATVHKHLTNLQEKGCIKRMWNRSRSVELMPTRVSDRVVELPLLGYVAAGAPIEAIATNEGFAVPHTFVGRQETYVLRVRGDSMIDEHIRDGDFVIVEDRKTAENGEMVIALLNGSEATLKKFYREDGQIRLQPANPMMKPILVSADNVEIQGVVIGVMRRY; from the coding sequence GTGCAGCCGCTCACCAAACGCCAGCGCGAGATCCTCGACTTCCTCCACGAGTTCATCCAGCAGCATGGCTATGCGCCGAGCCTCGAGGAAGTCGGACGCCGATTTGGGCTGTCGTCGCTTGCGACGGTTCACAAACATTTGACCAACCTGCAGGAGAAGGGCTGCATCAAGCGGATGTGGAATCGCAGCCGCTCCGTCGAGCTCATGCCAACTCGCGTGAGCGATCGTGTCGTCGAGCTGCCGTTGCTTGGATATGTTGCAGCGGGAGCCCCGATTGAGGCTATCGCGACGAACGAAGGTTTCGCAGTACCCCACACGTTCGTGGGCCGGCAAGAAACGTATGTGTTGCGTGTCAGGGGCGACTCGATGATCGATGAGCATATTCGCGATGGCGACTTCGTCATCGTCGAAGACCGGAAGACCGCCGAGAACGGCGAGATGGTCATCGCGCTGCTCAACGGCTCGGAGGCGACGCTCAAGAAGTTCTACCGTGAGGATGGCCAGATTCGTTTGCAACCGGCCAACCCGATGATGAAGCCGATTCTCGTCTCAGCCGACAACGTGGAGATTCAGGGCGTCGTCATTGGCGTGATGCGCCGATACTAG
- a CDS encoding FAD-binding protein: MELAQEFVSSLEAIVGPAHVRQDVTAREAYGVDALRKGRPADAVVLPGSTPEVAALLRLCDQARVPVVPRGGGTGYTGGAVPVRGGLVLSLERLNRILEIDELNLLAVVEPNVITADLQNAVERVGLFYPPDPASLHQSTIGGNVAECAGGPRAFKYGVTKRYVLGLEAVLPTGEIITTGGKSVKNVVGYDVTQLLAGSEGTLAVITRVILRLVPKPPKQADVRAAFPTIQSAIDGVTRLLRARVVPAALELIDGDSLAAVAAHRGATTLAPSGTSAMLLIQVDGLASAVEEELERVAASCRDAGATEVRLARDAAERDELWRHRRELSSSLRSLAPLKINHDVVVPKGRIPELFDLVSRLRAESALRIPCFGHVGDGNIHVNILVDPADPAAMARADRAERALFEGVVALEGSISGEHGIGFAKAKYLGLELAPPEIALMRRLKQAFDPHNILNPGKIFLSDE; the protein is encoded by the coding sequence ATGGAGCTCGCGCAAGAGTTTGTCTCTTCACTGGAGGCGATCGTCGGTCCAGCGCACGTGCGGCAGGACGTCACCGCGCGAGAGGCGTACGGCGTGGACGCGCTTCGGAAAGGCCGGCCCGCCGACGCCGTTGTGCTGCCCGGATCGACCCCTGAGGTGGCAGCGCTCCTGCGTTTGTGCGACCAGGCGCGGGTCCCGGTCGTCCCCCGGGGCGGCGGCACGGGCTACACGGGCGGTGCCGTTCCCGTCCGTGGGGGGCTCGTCTTGTCACTCGAGCGCCTCAACCGCATCCTCGAGATCGATGAGCTGAACTTGCTCGCCGTGGTCGAGCCCAACGTGATCACCGCAGACTTGCAGAATGCGGTCGAGCGCGTTGGGCTCTTCTATCCGCCGGATCCCGCCAGCCTGCACCAGTCCACGATTGGCGGCAACGTCGCCGAGTGTGCCGGCGGGCCACGCGCGTTCAAGTACGGCGTGACCAAACGCTACGTCCTCGGGCTCGAAGCAGTGCTGCCGACCGGTGAGATCATCACCACGGGTGGCAAGTCGGTGAAGAACGTCGTGGGTTACGACGTGACCCAGTTGCTCGCGGGATCCGAGGGGACGCTCGCAGTGATCACCAGGGTCATCCTGCGCCTGGTGCCCAAACCGCCGAAACAGGCCGACGTTCGCGCCGCGTTTCCGACGATCCAGAGCGCCATCGATGGCGTGACCCGGTTGCTGCGGGCGCGCGTGGTGCCTGCGGCCCTCGAGCTCATCGACGGGGATTCCTTGGCCGCGGTGGCCGCGCATCGCGGCGCGACGACGCTGGCACCGTCCGGTACGAGCGCGATGTTGCTCATCCAGGTGGATGGGCTCGCGTCGGCGGTGGAGGAGGAGCTCGAGCGCGTGGCGGCCTCGTGCCGCGACGCCGGCGCGACGGAGGTCCGCCTGGCGCGCGACGCGGCCGAGCGTGACGAGCTCTGGCGGCATCGGCGCGAGCTGTCGTCGTCGCTCCGGTCGCTCGCGCCGCTCAAGATCAATCACGATGTCGTGGTGCCGAAGGGACGCATTCCAGAGCTCTTCGATCTGGTGAGCCGGCTGCGTGCAGAGAGCGCCCTTCGAATTCCATGCTTTGGACACGTGGGTGATGGCAACATCCATGTGAACATCCTCGTCGATCCGGCCGATCCCGCCGCGATGGCTCGCGCAGATCGCGCGGAGCGGGCTTTGTTCGAGGGCGTGGTCGCGCTCGAGGGATCCATCAGCGGCGAGCATGGGATTGGCTTCGCCAAGGCGAAGTACCTCGGCCTCGAGCTCGCACCACCGGAGATTGCACTGATGAGGCGTCTCAAGCAGGCCTTCGATCCGCACAATATTTTGAATCCAGGGAAGATCTTTCTCAGTGACGAGTGA
- the rsmD gene encoding 16S rRNA (guanine(966)-N(2))-methyltransferase RsmD, translated as MRVIAGRFKGRTLAGPKRAGLRPTSDRLRETLFNILAPELPGARLLDGYAGTGAVGIEALSRGAAHVVFVERDRQALALIQQNLGRCGVTERYTIVSRDAREASTDPALQHFDIVFLDPPYDLPDADRALDVASGLVAPGGLLVFEHAARRDVPRAVGRLIRRRQVRAGDSMLTFYKPAEEERQ; from the coding sequence ATGCGCGTAATTGCGGGACGCTTCAAGGGCCGGACGCTCGCAGGGCCCAAGCGAGCCGGGCTTCGACCAACGTCCGATCGGCTCCGTGAAACGCTGTTCAACATCCTGGCGCCGGAGCTTCCTGGTGCGCGGCTCCTGGACGGCTACGCCGGGACGGGCGCCGTCGGTATCGAGGCGTTGAGCCGTGGTGCTGCGCACGTCGTGTTCGTGGAGCGAGATCGACAAGCTCTGGCGCTCATCCAGCAGAACTTGGGGCGCTGCGGTGTGACCGAGCGCTATACTATCGTGAGCCGGGACGCGCGGGAGGCGAGTACCGATCCCGCCCTTCAGCACTTCGATATCGTCTTCCTGGACCCGCCGTACGATCTCCCGGACGCGGATCGCGCGCTCGACGTCGCCAGCGGTCTCGTGGCGCCCGGGGGACTCCTGGTCTTCGAGCACGCGGCGCGACGTGACGTGCCTCGAGCGGTGGGCCGCCTGATTCGACGCCGGCAGGTGCGTGCGGGTGACAGTATGCTGACGTTCTACAAACCGGCTGAAGAGGAGCGGCAGTGA
- the recG gene encoding ATP-dependent DNA helicase RecG, with translation MKLSLSTSVEVLTGVGPRRVAELARVGIVTLDDFLLRFPLRYEDRSRLVPLAQLEAGRTSTVAGTIARCGLRPTRRPGFTIFEAVIHDRSGRARALWFNQRFLRDVLRRGQQVVLYGKVESTPSGTQLTNPDYEVLAEAGEVEALGVEPKPSIHHGRIVPVYERVGSLTARIQRDLVHQALERLEEPPDDPPNDPLPRPVCEEMALPARREALWHTHFPPDDTDLDTLNRFRTPGQVRLIFEEFFVFQLGLALRRRERQGEAKPHAIRVDASVRSAARSVLPFKLTAGQRAALAEIVEDLQRPEPMHRLLQGDVGVGKTVVAALAAVVVMENGLQVALMAPTELLAEQHARTLTQLLQPTRFSVRLVTGSLNAAERRVRLAAVASGEAALVIGTHALLEEPVTFKQLAFVVIDEQHRFGVLQRARLREKGVLPDVLVMTATPIPRTLALTVYGDLDVSTIRDRPPGRQPVKTTVRPESRRDAAHAFIRHELTRGRQAYIVYPLVEESEKIDVRAAAAMADTLQQDVFPEYRVGLVHGRLPAEDKGRVMTTFAQGEIDVLVSTTVVEVGVDVPNATSMLVEHAERFGLAQLHQLRGRVGRGAEASHCILLYQSPLSDDARARLKTIAATEDGFLIAEKDLELRGPGDLFGTRQAGLPTLRVGDLVRDRDLLLRAHATAQVWAGTLTNLSAARRSVDEAWQRRFGLVGIS, from the coding sequence TTGAAACTCAGCCTGTCGACGTCAGTCGAGGTGTTGACCGGAGTGGGCCCGCGGCGCGTGGCGGAGCTGGCGCGCGTGGGCATCGTCACCCTCGATGACTTCTTGCTCCGCTTCCCGCTGCGCTACGAAGACCGTAGTCGTCTCGTCCCTCTTGCGCAGCTCGAAGCAGGTCGAACCAGCACTGTCGCCGGCACGATTGCACGGTGTGGCCTGCGACCGACACGCCGGCCCGGATTCACGATCTTCGAAGCGGTCATTCACGATCGCAGCGGACGTGCTCGTGCGCTCTGGTTCAACCAACGCTTCCTGCGCGATGTGTTGCGCCGCGGACAGCAGGTCGTGTTGTACGGCAAGGTGGAATCGACGCCGTCGGGCACGCAGCTCACCAACCCTGACTATGAGGTCCTCGCCGAGGCGGGCGAGGTTGAAGCGCTCGGTGTCGAGCCCAAGCCATCCATTCACCACGGGCGCATCGTGCCGGTGTACGAGCGCGTCGGATCGCTGACTGCGCGCATCCAACGCGACTTGGTGCACCAAGCACTCGAGCGTCTCGAGGAGCCGCCCGATGATCCGCCCAATGATCCCCTGCCACGCCCTGTCTGCGAGGAAATGGCGCTCCCTGCGCGCCGCGAGGCCCTGTGGCACACGCACTTCCCGCCCGACGATACCGACCTGGACACACTGAATCGATTTCGAACGCCCGGGCAAGTCCGGCTGATCTTCGAGGAGTTCTTCGTCTTCCAGCTTGGCCTGGCGCTGCGCCGGCGTGAGCGCCAAGGTGAGGCGAAGCCCCACGCCATTCGCGTCGACGCTAGTGTGCGCAGCGCGGCCCGCTCGGTGCTGCCGTTCAAGCTCACTGCCGGACAACGTGCCGCGCTGGCAGAGATCGTCGAGGATTTGCAGCGGCCCGAGCCGATGCACCGCCTGCTCCAGGGAGACGTCGGCGTCGGCAAGACCGTGGTTGCCGCGCTGGCTGCCGTTGTCGTGATGGAGAACGGCTTGCAGGTCGCCCTGATGGCACCGACCGAGCTGCTGGCGGAGCAGCACGCTCGCACGCTCACGCAATTGCTGCAGCCGACGCGATTCTCGGTCAGGCTCGTGACGGGCTCCCTGAATGCCGCCGAGCGCCGGGTGCGGCTGGCCGCCGTCGCGTCGGGCGAAGCCGCGCTCGTTATCGGCACCCACGCGCTGCTCGAAGAGCCGGTCACGTTCAAGCAGCTCGCGTTCGTCGTGATCGACGAGCAACACCGCTTCGGTGTGTTGCAGCGCGCGCGGCTACGCGAGAAGGGCGTGTTGCCCGACGTGCTCGTCATGACGGCCACACCCATTCCTCGCACACTTGCCCTGACCGTCTATGGCGACCTCGACGTGTCGACGATACGTGACCGACCACCGGGTCGGCAGCCGGTGAAGACCACCGTGCGGCCCGAATCGCGTCGCGACGCCGCGCACGCCTTCATTCGTCACGAGCTTACGCGAGGCCGACAAGCGTACATCGTGTACCCGCTGGTGGAGGAGAGTGAGAAGATCGACGTGAGAGCCGCTGCTGCAATGGCAGACACCTTACAGCAGGACGTGTTCCCCGAGTATCGTGTCGGCTTGGTGCATGGGCGCCTGCCGGCAGAGGACAAGGGTCGCGTGATGACGACCTTCGCGCAAGGTGAGATAGACGTGCTCGTTTCGACGACGGTCGTCGAGGTCGGCGTCGACGTGCCAAACGCCACCTCGATGCTGGTCGAGCACGCCGAGCGCTTTGGGCTGGCGCAGCTTCATCAGCTTCGTGGGCGCGTAGGCCGGGGTGCCGAGGCGTCGCACTGCATTCTGCTCTATCAGAGTCCGCTGTCCGACGATGCGCGTGCTCGCCTCAAGACCATTGCCGCGACCGAGGACGGGTTTCTGATTGCGGAGAAAGATCTCGAGCTGCGCGGTCCCGGCGATCTCTTCGGCACACGACAGGCTGGGCTTCCAACGCTCAGAGTTGGAGACCTCGTCCGCGATCGGGATCTCCTGCTGCGCGCTCACGCGACGGCCCAGGTGTGGGCCGGCACGCTCACCAACCTCTCTGCCGCGCGCCGCTCGGTCGACGAGGCTTGGCAGCGTCGCTTTGGCCTGGTCGGCATCTCGTAG
- the coaD gene encoding pantetheine-phosphate adenylyltransferase — MAICPGSFDPLTNGHVDMVRRAARLFERVVIAVLIHPEKSPLFSVEHRVTMAREVFHDQPEVEVDAFEGLLVEYARRRGAEVVVRGLRAVSDFEYERQMAHMNRQLEPALETIFMMPSTAHTYLSSRLIKEIHRLGGDVSPFVPPTVQKHLLRGH; from the coding sequence CTGGCTATTTGTCCCGGCTCGTTCGACCCGTTGACCAACGGCCATGTGGACATGGTCCGGCGTGCCGCTCGGCTCTTCGAGCGCGTCGTGATCGCGGTGCTCATCCACCCCGAGAAGTCACCCTTGTTCAGCGTGGAGCACCGTGTGACGATGGCCCGCGAGGTCTTTCACGATCAGCCGGAGGTCGAGGTCGATGCCTTCGAGGGGCTGCTCGTGGAGTACGCGCGGCGCCGGGGCGCAGAGGTCGTGGTGCGCGGGCTCCGCGCGGTCTCCGACTTCGAGTACGAGAGGCAGATGGCGCACATGAACCGCCAGCTCGAGCCGGCGCTCGAGACCATATTCATGATGCCGAGCACAGCGCATACCTACCTGAGCTCACGGCTGATCAAGGAGATTCATCGCCTGGGCGGCGACGTATCGCCGTTTGTCCCGCCCACGGTTCAGAAACACCTGTTGAGAGGACACTGA
- a CDS encoding aminotransferase class I/II-fold pyridoxal phosphate-dependent enzyme — MLATRMTRISSSPTMKGLVAAQRLRQAGYDVVDLSAGEPDFPTPDHVKAAAHTAIDANLTKYTPNTGVPELKNAIAASYKRDYGVEYSGAEIIVTAGGKQALVNTALSLFDEGDEVVTHAPGWPTIFEQIKFCGATPVIVRTRSEEGFTLTADAVLEALTPRTKAIVINSPCNPTGAIITEAEMIRIADEAARRGIWIVLDLCYEKLIYDPQPHNLPKILAERMRDHTIITGTASKTYAMTGWRCGWALGPREAIAACGALQSHSTSNVCSITQQAVISALTGPQDCVTEMLDEYRRRRDLVWDLITADSRVRCVKPAGAFYLFVDVSDLLSPDGLRTSAALADTLLEQQHVVVTAGEGFDAPGFLRLSYATSEERLREAAKRFHEFVDTTAKSVPAARA, encoded by the coding sequence ATGCTTGCCACTCGCATGACGCGGATTTCTTCGTCACCCACCATGAAAGGGCTGGTTGCGGCGCAGCGGCTGCGCCAAGCTGGCTACGATGTCGTCGACTTGAGCGCAGGGGAGCCGGACTTTCCGACGCCGGATCATGTCAAGGCGGCTGCCCACACCGCCATCGACGCCAACCTGACCAAGTACACGCCCAATACCGGCGTCCCAGAGCTCAAGAACGCCATCGCCGCCAGCTATAAGCGGGACTACGGGGTCGAGTACAGTGGTGCGGAAATCATCGTGACGGCCGGCGGCAAGCAGGCGCTCGTCAACACGGCCCTCTCGCTGTTCGACGAAGGAGACGAGGTCGTTACCCACGCACCTGGCTGGCCGACGATCTTCGAGCAGATCAAGTTTTGTGGTGCGACACCGGTCATCGTGCGCACGCGATCGGAGGAGGGGTTCACGCTCACCGCAGACGCCGTGCTCGAGGCGCTCACGCCCCGCACCAAGGCGATTGTCATCAACTCGCCCTGCAATCCGACCGGCGCCATCATCACCGAGGCGGAGATGATCCGCATCGCCGACGAGGCCGCACGCCGCGGTATCTGGATCGTGTTGGATCTCTGCTACGAGAAGCTGATTTATGACCCGCAGCCGCACAATCTGCCGAAGATCCTCGCCGAGCGGATGCGCGACCATACGATCATCACCGGCACGGCGTCCAAGACATACGCCATGACGGGATGGCGCTGCGGTTGGGCGCTGGGACCACGGGAGGCGATTGCCGCGTGTGGCGCGCTGCAGAGCCACTCCACCTCGAATGTCTGCTCGATCACCCAACAGGCGGTCATCTCCGCACTGACTGGGCCACAAGACTGCGTCACCGAGATGCTGGACGAGTACCGTCGCCGACGGGATCTCGTGTGGGATCTCATCACGGCGGATTCGCGAGTCCGTTGCGTGAAGCCCGCAGGCGCGTTTTACCTGTTCGTCGATGTGTCGGATCTCCTGTCTCCCGATGGTCTGCGGACATCGGCGGCGCTGGCCGACACCCTCCTGGAACAGCAGCACGTCGTCGTGACCGCCGGCGAGGGCTTCGACGCCCCTGGCTTCCTCCGCTTGTCGTATGCGACGTCCGAGGAAAGACTCCGCGAAGCGGCGAAGCGGTTTCACGAGTTCGTAGATACGACGGCCAAGAGCGTGCCCGCCGCCCGCGCCTAA